The genomic window TTCCTTAGGAATTTCAAGGCGACGGTTTTGGAAACCTACGGCACCAACAACTTGCATAGGATTCATCCCAGTCCATGGCAACCTTAAAGTGGCAAGCTCCCATAGGATGACACCAAAACTATAAACATCACACCTGTACATTTGAAATGATAATTAACAGAGATACACACAAGAGACAGAAGTTGTCACAAGTGAAGTAGAAAACAGAAATTAGTATATGTATTTGAATCTAAATGTTTAGAAATTTTGGTATCATCCTTCTCAAACAGCAGTTACCTTGTCTaccaatcattaaatttatcaCGAAAGACATAGAAAAACGAAATTCCACACTTATTTAAGATTATAGGGTCTGAAGGGCCATCACCAAATTGTTTATTAtaggagaaaaatataattatgtgaatgaaaaagagaatcacttttataaaaaaaaataaaaaaggatcACTATGAATTggcaaacaattttttttttttctcaatgcGTTCGGGAAAAGAAAATTCATCAAGCAAAAGCCTGTTAAAAAGGCCTACTCAACCAATTTTACTGACTACTGAGTTATGAAGCAgtggatatatttttttgtaggaGAAGGCTGGCAGATGGATTAGATTAATAACTTCCACATTTATAGAATCGGTAAAGATTTAGCCACtgattataaacaaatatttattacaCAAATAAGATAAAACATAACAATTACAATCCAGAAAAACATTTATCTTGAATTAATAAGTACTCACTTCTCATTTGAAGGCTCATTGCGGAGAACTTCAGGAGCCATCCATTCCGGCTAACAAGTTGACAATAATTATGTCAGATATACAAAAGACAAACAAGGCACATACTGCATGTGACTAAACAAACGAGCTCCAGAATaacacataattttttaattctcACCGTTCCAGCAGTTGATTTGGATGATAAAAACGTGTTATGCTTCAACCTTGACAACCCAAAATCGCATACCTGAACAAATAATGGCATGCTTTCAagatcaaatcaaataaaagtaaaatccaCCAAGCACAAAAATTGATTTCTCCACAGTTCAAGAAATGACAGAAACAACAGATAAGGCATACAGGACAGCTCATGAATTGTCAATCATATACCTTAACATTCCAGTTCTTATCAACCAAAAGATTTGGGGACTTCAGATCTCGGTGAACAATTGTAGGTGTGCTGGCATGCAAGCAATTCATACCCCTAGCCTGTATAAATTGGGATGTTCTAAAATTTGAAGTTCATCTATGTAAATGACGGTTGACAGAGAAGATGGAAAATTATTTCATACCACATCCAGAGCcatttttattctttgtttCTCGTCGATCTGACAATTAGGGCGATGAAGAATTCGGTACAAGCTTCCTCtgtaaaattttacaacagTAATGCCAGTGACACTCAAATAtggagaaaaaagaaaataatgatgACTATTGTGGCTGATAATAAGTaacattattttgttaaaaaaataatgatgaaaaaagaaaaaatatatctaCCTTGGGAGAAACTCCGAAATGATTGAGAGATTAGGAGGCCGGGTGACAGCACCCATAAAAAGAACAACGTTTGGATGACGCAGCCTACGCATTATCCGTACCTTGCAACAAAAGGACAGAAAGCAGATTAAGTTTGGCCTTTAAGAATAACAATGGTGGAACCTTTCCTATATAATTGTTgtctttcattttattattgcATATCTTACACATTATCCACTCCTTCGCAGGTAACTTATTACTTTTTCCTGACTGGTATCTCAATCTAAATTTTCTGattagttttattttgaaagaaacatataataatttctTAAAGTTCACAGGGTTTCACCGTTTCCTTCCAATACATTTTATGCAAGTAAGAAACATAAATTTTGCATGCATAAAAACTAAATAGTGCTTACTTCTCTTTTGAATTCAGACAAGGCGGCACCTGAAAAATCCTGATCCAAAAATTTCTTCACAGCAACCTCCTGATATTCAGAAAATCAGAGATAAAAACTCATTACCTTCAGGGCAAAAGCTTCTGGTATAAAGAAACcaagaaaaatgattttgagATTTTATTAGCCTAGCAATGTAGGCTtttaacccttttttttttctttccttcttttattttattcagaCTTACATGGAGTTTAAcaaagatttaaaatataacTTCCCCAAGCTCTTTAAATAGTAGTCTTAGTCAGAATTGAAACAAATGATTTTGATGTCCTAGGTCCATAATAAGAGCAGAATATCCATTAATATAGAATTATAGATAGATTGCATAACAGATAGCAAACATAAAGGGATCTCAAGTCATTCAATAGCTGATAACTTCCTGAGTGTTGGTCTTGTgcttctaaatttttatataaaattaaattcagTCATTCACATATTGTGCAGTTACTtgttaaaaaaacatattgtgCAGTTACTGTGAGTTAGTAATGCCATCATTTTCATTGCATTATTGTCACTATAAACGAAGATAAATGGCTCATAAAACAACTCCAACATGgtcataattctttattattggAAAACAGAAACTGCGAGAAAAAGATAGCAAAATAAAGAGCCAAAGGCATATATGCAAGAAGCAAGTACACATAATAAGTGACAGTATGAAGAAGGACCTGTAGATCtttgtatttattattattgtgctgTTATTGTTTGATTTAAATTACATTTCTATCATGCAAACAGAGTATAAAACTGTCATCACTAAAAATAAGACAATATAAACAACTTCCATTTCAATCTATAACAATAATCTTCCATGCAAGTATGTAAAGGAATTATAGTACTCACTGTGCCATTCCAGTCTGCACGGTATACCTCACCATATGAACCTATTTAAAAGAAAGCAGGAACATCAACAGATTAATACTCTGAGAAACATATCAATAGACATGCAAAATTTAAACATGCCAGGAACATCCCAAACAACTACTACCAGTCCTTTTCAATCCGGTAAATCACATGTAGAAgaggaaaaataagaaaatttgagaAGTGAATACATGTTTGACACAACCTTTAGACTATATGCTTGCACAAATAGAAGAggaaaaatagtaatttaataaaaaaataataatttagaaatgGAAAATGTTAGTATTGTTAGTATTTGGTATTATGTTGGGGGTTTGAACCCTCGGtaatttaatcaattaaaaaatagaatagaAATTAATGTTAGATCTAGGCGATTAATGATTGTATGCATCTGATGCGAACTTCACTTAAATACTCGCTGAAATAGAAAACCAGAGCCACATCAACTTTACAGTATATATTAATGACATTTCTACAAGAGGAAAAAGACAAATGATTCACATTACCCAGACCAATTCTTTCGCCAATAACCAGATCCTCCCATGGAATCTCACATTCACCAACATCTGCATCGTCCAATATTTGATCGACCCTATTTGTAATGTAATCAATTGAAGAGCTAGGACTATCTGAATCTTTTAATTCCAAACTGCTTCCCATGAATCTGTCATATATGCACTTCCTCCTGTCATGATGGTTAAGTTCAGTGTTTTCAGGTTCGCTAACCATGACATTTTGAGAACTTCCCAAATCACCCCTTTTAAAATTAGCATTGAGACCCTCAATCCGGTTCAGTTCACCTACACCAGCTGGTGAGGCTGAACCAGTAATTTGTGCCGAAGTTTGAGAACTAGTATCATTGTTTATATTTGAATTGTATGATGGATTGGAAGTGCTGAGATCAGTATTTTCAGATCTGAAAGGAATATTGGGAGCAAATAAAGGAGGGTTATATTCATTAGGATTATGATTATTTTTCCTGGGGACTTCGTTGTAAGCATGCTGATTCTTCCACATCAGTGGTGACACGGGTCTACCAGAaacgtttttgttttttgtaccGTGCACAGGAGGTTTATTTTCCACAGGTTTGTTATGCACAGAAGGCTTCCCAGTGCCTTTTATCAAGAATGGGTTCAGTTCTGCAAAAAGGTTCTGAGGGTCGTTGGGGTTGTTTTGGGGATATGGCACAACATTGACATTCAATCTTGTCCCATCACCAACTGCATTCATTCCAAGAGTACCTTTGTACAAAGAATTACCATATGACGGTGGCAAATTTTCCCGTTGGTTAGGACTCCCTCTATTAGGAATTTTAGAAGGACCAACGCCAGTGTCTCTGTTCAAACCAAAGTTTGAAGGCATATACTCAGACTTCTCGGTATACGGTTTTCCATTCCAAGGCGGCGCATTACCTTTTATCACAGAAGTCTGACTACTACCTTCACCATTAGATGCTAGTATAGGTTTTGAGTAAGAAAGCTCAGTTTCCTCAGCGGAAGGAAAACTCGGCACAATCTTGGGGTTGTAAGACTTAAAGGCATTATCCTTTGCATTTAAAATATCAGCTGGGATGAGTGTTCCAGGAGCAGCCATGAGATCAACTAAAAACTCCCTAAAAgcaaaatattataatatcaGTACCAAGGGACTAGAATATCCACACAAATATTTGGGCACACTTACAGAGACTTCTAATGATTCTCAACCATTGCCAGCAcataatagaattaaaaaagaagcaaaatatAGCGATGCACATACAAGTTAACaacaaatacatgaaaaataCAAGAATAACAAAAGCCTTAACCTTTCATCCTCCAACTTTATAATGTTGACAGCATCATCCTCAACACCAGTGTAATGACTACCTTTAACCAGTCTACAAGGCATCTTAATGTTGTCTGCTAATATCTACAtccataaaacaaaaacaaaaagtgtatTACACAACCAACAGATTGATAAGAAAAAGAGTAAGAGTAATCTAAAATGCACATAAATGATACTAAATTTAACAAGACAATTAATTCTCAATATGCAAAACTAGACTTAGCAAGTATACACTATGAATTTAAAGCTTAGAAACCTGTAACAGTGTTAGACTTAGAGGTACCGATAAACAAAGTCAACCAAAAATTTGATGACTCGTTCTTAATTAATTGAGCAGCATTTTCCCATTGAGTTAAGCATACTTACATTCAGTAAAACTTATTTCTGAATACAAAGCCTAGGCTAGATTGGCAGGGAGTACTTTCCCAGTGTGAATAAttctaaaaagaaaaagcatCAGATTCAATTTTATTGATTCATAAATCATTTATTCTCAAAGCAAGTTTTAAGTGATTGCATATTTAATAGTACTGCATATATCATGTAAATAAATTCTTTTTGCAAATAATGACTAGACTTAACATCAAATTATTTATGGCCCACAAGGTTTTAAGCACCAAAATGCCATAATGCTAACCTTGAAAAGTAAAGCACGATGCCTAGAGAGCCCAATATCTAAGGACCCAAGCGGTAATACGCTTGTGTGAAGAGATGTCCTTAACTCTGTACTTCTTTCTGTCCATCTTGCTAATATAATATTAGCATCCTTTACAGGGCCGCCCATATGGCTTGTAACAAGTTCGGCAAGCCTTTGTACCAAAATACCAATCTCGGTGACAGGGCAGTCCAATGATATACATTGTGCTATTTGCACCAGCTCTTCGAGGGCAGGATCAATTGTTCGATTAACTATGACCACTTCAAAGCTAGAACTGCCAGGGTTTGTTTCAAGATCTGCTAGAGATGGCATCTTTCCTTGCATTGCCGGGTCATTGTAGAGTCCATATACATCATAAAAACCATCTACTACTTTCTCCTCATAGTCAAGCACATTGTATTCCtagtccaaaaataaaatagaaatgcAAGACAACATTAATGGAAAGGTGAAAAAAGTATTAACGGAAAGGTGAAAAAAGTATTAATGGAGATAAAAAAAACTGGCCAACATTGCATATTCACaaaatacaatttataatattaatttgattGTTTAAATTTGTTTCCATCTTGGTGCTCAACAGATGAATATAAGTTAAAGAGTACATGTTCACTTGCTGCGAGTAAGCATGTACAGCAACCAATATAATGTGATGGAGCATGTCTGCGTGTATAGAAACTTTACCTAAAGAAGCAATAAAGCATAAAGACACATGGatataattttctaaaaaagatAGGGTTTAATATGTTTAGTCTCTATAAAAACATtaagtttcaactttcaagtttTGTCTCTACataaattttattcaattttagtcCGTATTTTGCTTTTATAGGGACTACGTTTATAATCCTATTAGAGGGACTAAAAGCATCCATTCTTTGTGAAGAGTTTCCAAAATATGgactaaaattgaataaaattcatGATTTTATAGGGACTGAACTTGAAAATTCATGATTTCATAGGGACtaaacatatttaatttaacACAAAAAGATATTAGGTAGAAGACTAAAGCAATTTGTATTAATAATATCAACTGTTATTTTGACATGAAAATTGACAACAAATTTCGACAACAACTTAGATTGTAAATGTGGTTCAAGTACATGGTTAACTACGCTCAGTGGATGGTTAATGAATATAACAATGTGTTGCAACTCATTAATCATCAATATTTCACAATTAACCACAATTCTGAACGTTGTTAACTATGTTAGTGAATATCATGTACATTTGAACACAATTTGAATGGATAAGAGCTGTTAAACAATATCATTTCTCCAATGATATCCCCACAGAAAGTCAATAACATACAGTCATACACAAGAGCTGTTAAACAACCAATTGCTGATTATAGCAGAAATTCATCTTATTATACAATGAGTGAACCAgcttaaaaattaaatcatGAAGGTGTCTTATTTTTAATGTCAATTACCAAGCACAAGTCCAGAAACTGCAAAAATAACGATCCACATATCTAATTTCTAGCTATGTCTTAGTATTATACTTCCTAAGGCGCATAAATCTTCAACATAGGTTGGTCCAAACAATCACTTTAGTTCAGTTCAGACTATAAATGGGGAGATATTCACATAATTCTTAAGATCCCACAAGACATAACAGATTCTGCTAAAGGTCGATAAATCGATATCGGAATACTTTCAGAGCTAACCCTAGTGGCATCTAAATCCTAAAATCTAAGCTCCAAATACAATAAAATCTCCTACAAAACAAATTGACTAGAGCTATAAAAACCTAGAACAAAAATCACTCAACATAAAACCCTAATACTGCCCTAACAGGTTTACTTCAattaattatgataaaattgaCCAACATTGCAGGAAACTCATTTAAAAAATCGACGAAACTCACCCAATACTGCCTCGAAAGCGCCTCCGCCACATCATCCTTATTCCCCGTCGAATCAATCCGATGTCCTCCCAAACTAAGCAGCGTCGCCGCATGGATCTGATCCTTCTCCGGATCATCACTACGAAACTCCGAATTTGAAGCACTAATAGCTAGGGCAAGCTGCACCTGAAATTCCTCCTCCGACGAGAAAAAATCTTGCCGATTAACCGCCGCAGACACACCGCCACCACCAAAAGAAGCAGCAGGAACCGGCGCTGTAGACGGCGACGAGGAAGTTGGAGTTACTGTAGAAGTACCGGAACTTTGAACATCTTCGGCAGCACACGACGGCGATGGTACAGGTGGCGGAGTTTCATTGGATCGATGAGGATCATGACTGCTACCAATATGAAGCTTCTTGAAGATGTTCTTCATCCTATCTTTTTTCCCTCTTTCACTCATCTAAGTGAAATCAGAATCACTTATTCGaattctaaataaataattgattaaattataatcTAAAATTCTGAATCTAGTAGTATCTATTAGTATTACTGTGATTTTCTCTCCGATTGGTTTTTCTCTCGGAATTCTGCACGCTTTTTTGATGGTGAAGAAAGGGAAGTGAATTGAGAGGAAAATGTTAGGAGGGAAAAACTTTTGGGGAGTGAATAGTGATGTTGTGTTTGGACTTTGGACTTGGGGAATGGAGGGTAAATAAGAAAGGGCAGAAAATGATGAGAAATAACGAAAATGACACGCGTAGTTGGACGCGGTAATATAACAGCGCGCCACAATTTGATGACGACATTGGGACCTACGTGTCTGATTAAAATAGTCTATGTGGAGGTCATGATTTGTCTCAggagaaaattatttttaagctttTTTTAAAAGGtcaacaaataataaataagttGAAATTGTAacgaaagaaacaaaaaaagtattggaaaaacaatttttttttttttggaagatattaaagaatctctgccaaaaacattaaaagaaTGAACACAAATTTATTACTCTTTTTCAATGTTAAGACTAACaaggtatatttttttttattattttaagaattAAGATGATGAATTTTATCCTCTCTCTATcttaaattataaagaaaaaataaaatttaaaagtctcatttataaataaaaacaaaaaataactttttagattaattgaaaaACTATAGACTAAGCTCACAGGACAAGCAAATGCTTACCTTAATACCCTAATATGTTACGAAAGGGTACAATTTGGATTTAATTtcatagaaataaataaaaatatttttttttttagaaattaaaGATATCTTCGGTGCGTAACTATGACAACTAATTTCTTTATAATGTAGAGATTAATTTAGGATCAAGTGATTAGGGGCTCAAATATCTACCATATGTTACATTATGTTGgtagtaaaaaaaagaaatattgtttttttttttcatttcttttataatttgaaatatattttaacttcAAAGGACTACTActcttataaattaaattgtttcaataacaatttttatagttaatttataataatattaaagtATAAAGTTTCTACTACCAACGGTGATTAATCTTCCGTCAAAAACATGTGAGCACGCAATATGGATCATCTCCTCCCAACTGAATTTTTTCTAAACCCTTGATCATCTATTGAAAAGGTTCcgaaaatttacaattttttttttaggcaagAGATTTTTACTACTTAAACCGATTGATTGTtggtttttttctttaaaatttataaCCCACCATGATTATAACATTTGTCTctctatgtaaaaaaaaaaaaaaattgtctctaAGGGGCTTTAAGGTATTCACAAACTTATAACTTTTGGATCGATTTTAGGATTAATCCTCGAGGCTCAAGTTAACGCGAGACTCTTACTTAGGCACAAccccaaataaaatatatttggacacacacaaatgaaaaaattaaatagtaaataatttagtcacataACTTCTACTATTTTAAATTCATGTGTGTGCCTAACATGTATTATTTATGATTGTGCTAACCAATTATTCCTCAAAGTTAACAACAAAACAAGAacatttgatttattatttttatttatttatcaaagttaactattttttaaatggagaattttaaaaaccaaactATGTTTTTCATGGAGGATATAAAAGGTTGAAATGTCTCCACGACGTAAGAAACTTCTTTCTTCAAGAAGATAGATGAATTCATTCATGCCAGCATTTTCCTAACAATAATGAATTTTCTTGCTTTTCTTCGAGAAGATAACAATTTCTTACAAGTCTCACATACTTTATTTTTCTGTTGGGGACTAGGTTAATTCGATGCGTTCGCACATTTAATTTCTTAGTTAAAACCTATCCAGTTTTTCTCAATTTATTGACTGCTATGTCATTTTGGGACGACTTCATTCATACACTAGTATTATTTTGCAAATCTTCTGTGCTCGATTTTTGTGTGTTATGAACCTTGGCTGGGATACATGAGTTATAAGTAGAGGTGAGAATAGGTTAGGCCGAGTTAGGCTTTGTCAAGACTGAGCGTGACCtgtcaaaaaattgaaagtctGAGCCTGGCAtatggcctatcataggcttattTTTTAGGCTTGAGTCTGACCTTTTGAAAACCTAATGTGgtctgttagcctgtttaaaaacatatttcacatgaacatatttaaataaataattatatttatttttaaatatacttatgaactaataaatcaatgttcttttgatattttagagattttgactatatatgtcatcatattatcatatttcaatCCTAGTTTATAACTTAAtcaaagttaataaatttataacttaatcaaagtacaaattttaatatataaataaaaatagtaataaaaatattattgatattaacttaaataggctgGCCAAATAGGCTAAAAGGTTTTTTCAATGGTCTGCGGCCTGACCTATTTAACTAAACAGGCTTATAAAAAACCTTGAtttgctctatttaaagaaataggttGGTCTAGCTTGAGTCTATGTAGACTAGGCCTTAAGACCTCGTAGGCCGACCTgacctattcccacctctagttATAAGCAAAAGGTTTAAAAGAAAAGgtaattttgtattttcttcGATTAAAATAATCTATCCAAGATTCTAAATTGGAGATACTTAGTTagatttttttatgtatttggtccaaattaaaaattgatgcATGAGTCTCTAAACTAAGGGGTTCAAATCCCTTGCTATTTTGATTTCCCTTTTTATTGTTGGGACTTGGATTTTATGCCCCTTTTATTTgccaaaataaaatatcattaatttaaGAATAAACATACTCTTTACCccattgttttaaaaaaaaaaaaatactctttaCCACATGActcaactataaaaaaaaaatactatacttaactgaccccgaaccagattttAATCCGgtggtgaaagtaaaaaaaaaaaaaaaactatatactaGCATCACACTTTTCAATATactcttttttattaaaattcatgTAGATTTTTAATCTGTAAGACTCAAACAGAAGAATGTAAACATGGATTACACCGTCATATAGGGGTAAATGTAATCATTATTGTATTTGAGAAGCTAAAGATACAATAGTCACCATATCATATTATATAACTATAATAATCATATGTATCCACCAAAATCTTaacaaaataagttttataattAAGAAAACTAAAAAGTTTAGTAGTTAAATTTCACTCTCCAACACAAAGTATTGATCCATACGATGGTCTGATGAACAGCCTAGTATTAGTAAGCAGTGTATTATAGACACACTGTTTAGGCCATGTAGCACTAGCACATGTTTCCACATATTAACACATTAAACGCATTTTTCAAACCTTGGAGCTAATCTGATACTTCTCTTACACTACTTACATGTAATATCCTGCTCTGTTCCCACTAATTGACCCCATTCACGAGCTTATGCAATGCAGATAGTTCTATTAGAtcctcctcttcttcttcttcatcatcactagaAAGCCAACCATGGCAAGGTCTACGCCTCTTGTGACAAAGCTTCCCAATAGGTTGTGGGGACTTTGTCTGAGGAGGTTCTGCAAGAGGGATCATAGTAGTATATAACATGCTTAAGTTATGCTTCAGAActaattaaaatgaattaacAAGGATGGGAAGTTGATTACCATATTCATTCTCTGCTGATACACTGTCTATAATAACCTTGATAGGAACTTGGTCGTCAATTTCCATGATTGCTGATACAGTGTCTACAGCTTTAAGGGGAAGTTTATTAACAGTTTTGCTTGTTGCAGTGTCCACAGCCATAATGGAAAGTTGATTAACAGGTTGGCTGGTGGCTGCTGAAGTGTCAACAGGCTTGATCGGAAGTTCAATAACAGCTTTGCTTGTAGCTGTTGCACTGTCCACAGCCACAGGAAGTTGATTACCAGTTTCACTGGCTGCTGATATAGTGTCAAGGGCCTGATTAGCTAATGGTGCATCATCTGAAGTTTCTGTGTTAGTGCAAGGTAGAAGAAGGGTTCTTTTTGAGCAACCAGCAGCATTTCCTGGATTATCCTCTATCAAACCATCCTTCACACAAAGCAATACAAGAGCACAGAACAGGACATGTTAATCAAAATTCTATAAGATATAGTGTTCATTAGGTAAAGGAGCTAGTAGGGGATTTTCATTAGGTACACTTTCCAAAAGATTACGAAATTTCATTGGATTACTTGAGCAAACTTCATTTGGCATCCTCAAGCATGGTATATGAATCTCCCAAAATTATAACCGTTAATCAAACATACTTGCAGGTTTAAACTAAataatctttattttaaaaaggaaCAATTATAATTTAACATTGAGATTAAAAAGAAGGTACCATGTAGGAATTCAAGATATACAACTACACATTAGAAGCAAATGGGCTTTGCCAGCATGTATGATAGACTCTAAAGTAATATGTTTTTGGAGACATAGCTGCtcataacataaacataaactAAAACAGATTTTGAATATGGGAAACATGATTCATAACCAGACCTGAAAGCCTGAAACAATGTAGGACATAGAAACCAGCTCATTGTATCCCAtaacacaaaacaaaatatttatttcgTGAGACATGATTCATAACTAGAGCTGATCAAATGCAGGACATAAAAACAGGAGATACAATTCAAAGTGTGACCACAGACAAAAGAGGATTGCAAATTAGCGAATTGCGATCATCGTCACAGTGACTATGCCAGTTGTTAAATAATCAAGAGCAACCTATGATTAATGTACACCACCCTCAGAATTCGAACAATTTCTCTTTAGTTCTGACTTCTGATTTACAAGACATTTATAATTGAAAAGAACCATTAGATCGTTTCAGCATTACAGGTCAACCGAATAAACCACAAACCAAAGAGAATACAATAAAGTAAAGCAACAAATGAAAGAACTATTAGATCATCACTTATTTGAACATAATCACCTCTATACATGAAATATTAGGCACATTATGGACTGTGATGCCATCTCATCCACACACGCTTTCTTACAAAACCACATATATGTTTTAATCTTCCATCCAAAAGTGGGGGGATTTggacaggagcaatatctgtttTATATTTAGACTTAAACAtcactttatttaatatgatcttaaatattaaaatgatgaaaaatataattttacatTTTCCTTCCCCTcgtcaaaccaaacaaaaaagattttaaaatctCTCTCCTCCCCTCCATTAAAATCCCTTCTATCTCCTTCGTTGAACCAAATTGACCCTAAATTTCTCCGGTCAATGTTATTGG from Trifolium pratense cultivar HEN17-A07 linkage group LG1, ARS_RC_1.1, whole genome shotgun sequence includes these protein-coding regions:
- the LOC123894804 gene encoding serine/threonine-protein kinase EDR1; the protein is MSERGKKDRMKNIFKKLHIGSSHDPHRSNETPPPVPSPSCAAEDVQSSGTSTVTPTSSSPSTAPVPAASFGGGGVSAAVNRQDFFSSEEEFQVQLALAISASNSEFRSDDPEKDQIHAATLLSLGGHRIDSTGNKDDVAEALSRQYWEYNVLDYEEKVVDGFYDVYGLYNDPAMQGKMPSLADLETNPGSSSFEVVIVNRTIDPALEELVQIAQCISLDCPVTEIGILVQRLAELVTSHMGGPVKDANIILARWTERSTELRTSLHTSVLPLGSLDIGLSRHRALLFKILADNIKMPCRLVKGSHYTGVEDDAVNIIKLEDEREFLVDLMAAPGTLIPADILNAKDNAFKSYNPKIVPSFPSAEETELSYSKPILASNGEGSSQTSVIKGNAPPWNGKPYTEKSEYMPSNFGLNRDTGVGPSKIPNRGSPNQRENLPPSYGNSLYKGTLGMNAVGDGTRLNVNVVPYPQNNPNDPQNLFAELNPFLIKGTGKPSVHNKPVENKPPVHGTKNKNVSGRPVSPLMWKNQHAYNEVPRKNNHNPNEYNPPLFAPNIPFRSENTDLSTSNPSYNSNINNDTSSQTSAQITGSASPAGVGELNRIEGLNANFKRGDLGSSQNVMVSEPENTELNHHDRRKCIYDRFMGSSLELKDSDSPSSSIDYITNRVDQILDDADVGECEIPWEDLVIGERIGLGSYGEVYRADWNGTEVAVKKFLDQDFSGAALSEFKREVRIMRRLRHPNVVLFMGAVTRPPNLSIISEFLPRGSLYRILHRPNCQIDEKQRIKMALDVARGMNCLHASTPTIVHRDLKSPNLLVDKNWNVKVCDFGLSRLKHNTFLSSKSTAGTPEWMAPEVLRNEPSNEKCDVYSFGVILWELATLRLPWTGMNPMQVVGAVGFQNRRLEIPKEVDPLVARIIWECWQQDPNLRPSFAQLAAALKPLQRLVIPSYQDTVASPLPQEISVNSTP
- the LOC123902730 gene encoding uncharacterized protein LOC123902730 codes for the protein MAPKRRSLKKGERRMDAALDAMIPYGFPNKLVRRTVDQLLKVYGGNDGWVFIEDSAYTLLINTLLEQQQQEDQDQDGLIEDNPGNAAGCSKRTLLLPCTNTETSDDAPLANQALDTISAASETGNQLPVAVDSATATSKAVIELPIKPVDTSAATSQPVNQLSIMAVDTATSKTVNKLPLKAVDTVSAIMEIDDQVPIKVIIDSVSAENEYEPPQTKSPQPIGKLCHKRRRPCHGWLSSDDEEEEEEDLIELSALHKLVNGVN